Proteins co-encoded in one Halococcoides cellulosivorans genomic window:
- a CDS encoding GMP synthase subunit A, whose protein sequence is MTRIDVIDNHGQFTHLEQRALRDLGVDVEIRENSTPIDELDADGLVLSGGPDIADIGNSNAYVEAFDGPVLGICLGMQLMAAHLPGGTVGSGEYGGYADVTVEILDADDPLVGSLAPETRTWASHADQVTSVPDGFERTATSEVCGVEAMSDTDRDRYGVQWHPEVAHTERGEELFENFVAICDR, encoded by the coding sequence ATGACTCGCATCGACGTCATCGACAATCACGGCCAGTTTACCCATCTCGAACAGCGGGCGCTTCGCGACCTCGGCGTCGACGTCGAAATTCGCGAGAACTCGACGCCGATCGACGAACTCGACGCCGACGGCCTCGTGCTCTCGGGTGGCCCCGACATCGCCGACATCGGCAACTCGAACGCCTACGTCGAGGCGTTCGACGGCCCCGTCCTCGGGATCTGTCTGGGGATGCAACTCATGGCGGCCCATCTCCCCGGCGGAACAGTCGGCAGCGGCGAGTACGGCGGGTACGCCGACGTCACCGTCGAGATTCTCGACGCCGACGATCCGCTCGTCGGATCGCTCGCCCCCGAGACCCGTACCTGGGCGAGCCACGCCGATCAGGTGACCAGCGTTCCCGACGGGTTCGAGCGCACGGCGACCAGCGAGGTCTGTGGCGTCGAGGCGATGAGCGACACCGATCGCGACCGGTACGGCGTGCAGTGGCATCCCGAGGTCGCCCACACCGAGCGCGGTGAGGAACTGTTCGAGAACTTCGTCGCGATCTGCGACCGGTGA
- a CDS encoding TIGR00269 family protein, translating to MDCDRCSSAAVAYQAYSGQHLCDEHLSRSVRDRVRSRIREDDLLGEAEADDPQTWLIGLSGGKDSAVLGAILAETLGADRRVELRGIAVHEGIDGYRDESLEAARALAEQADIPLTERSFAETFDVRMDDVVEDDPKQMAACAYCGVFRRAILADVAESADADLLLTGHNLDDECETALMNLFEGDVDQMARHFDASLGPLDERADPGPHVPRAKPLRDVPEKEVALYARLDGLPAHITECPHAAESFRGEIQELMLDVEDRHPGTRHSVMAGYERLARLAAIDREAATTGRCEDCGRPSGNDRCRACELQAALSA from the coding sequence ATGGACTGCGATCGGTGTTCGAGCGCGGCCGTCGCCTATCAGGCCTACTCGGGCCAGCATCTCTGTGACGAGCATCTCTCTCGCAGCGTTCGCGACCGCGTCCGCTCGCGCATTCGCGAGGACGACCTGCTGGGTGAGGCCGAGGCCGACGATCCCCAGACGTGGTTGATCGGGCTCTCGGGTGGGAAAGACAGCGCGGTGCTGGGGGCGATCCTGGCCGAGACGCTCGGGGCGGATCGCCGCGTCGAGTTGCGCGGGATCGCCGTCCACGAGGGCATCGACGGCTATCGCGACGAGAGTCTGGAGGCCGCCCGCGCGTTGGCCGAGCAGGCCGACATTCCGCTGACCGAGCGATCCTTTGCGGAGACGTTCGACGTGCGTATGGACGACGTCGTCGAGGACGACCCGAAACAGATGGCCGCGTGTGCGTACTGTGGCGTCTTTCGACGCGCGATCCTCGCCGACGTCGCCGAATCGGCCGACGCCGACCTCCTCTTGACCGGTCACAACCTCGACGACGAGTGTGAGACCGCGCTGATGAACCTCTTCGAGGGCGACGTCGACCAGATGGCCCGTCATTTCGACGCCAGTCTGGGGCCACTCGACGAGCGTGCCGACCCCGGCCCGCACGTCCCACGGGCGAAACCGCTGCGTGACGTCCCCGAAAAGGAGGTCGCGCTGTACGCCCGCCTGGACGGACTGCCCGCTCACATCACGGAGTGTCCACACGCCGCCGAATCGTTCCGCGGCGAGATTCAGGAGTTGATGCTCGACGTCGAGGATCGCCACCCCGGGACGCGTCACTCGGTGATGGCGGGGTACGAACGCCTCGCCCGACTCGCGGCGATCGATCGCGAGGCCGCGACGACGGGTCGGTGTGAGGACTGTGGACGACCATCGGGCAACGACCGCTGTCGGGCGTGTGAACTGCAGGCCGCACTGTCGGCGTGA
- a CDS encoding DUF7097 family protein has product MAREPDVSGVADPYAHVERCDHLTDEGRCRLAARAPDADREFTRRLRERDYRCPYGDPATDGSWQDCPELTHVERADACARCGLDEVRDGLGEDRPLLETHHLVYPDGDGPAHEIAVTLCRWCHATVHDSWGAIADDVAPDPEAIAEREHRVGRQQREADFETAAERRE; this is encoded by the coding sequence GTGGCTCGCGAACCGGACGTCTCTGGCGTCGCAGACCCCTACGCCCACGTCGAGCGATGCGATCATCTGACGGACGAGGGCCGGTGTCGCCTCGCGGCACGCGCTCCCGACGCCGATCGGGAGTTCACGCGCCGCCTGCGCGAGCGCGACTATCGGTGTCCGTACGGCGACCCCGCGACCGACGGGTCCTGGCAGGACTGTCCCGAACTCACTCACGTCGAGCGCGCCGATGCGTGCGCGCGCTGTGGACTCGACGAAGTGCGTGACGGTCTCGGTGAGGACCGTCCACTCCTGGAGACCCATCACCTGGTCTACCCCGACGGCGACGGGCCCGCCCACGAGATCGCCGTCACGCTCTGTCGGTGGTGTCACGCGACCGTTCACGATTCGTGGGGCGCGATCGCGGACGACGTCGCGCCCGACCCCGAGGCGATCGCCGAACGCGAACACCGCGTCGGCCGTCAACAACGCGAGGCCGACTTCGAGACCGCCGCCGAACGCCGCGAGTAG